CCGGCATCGCCATCCTCTCGGTGCTGCCCGGCGTCATGGCCCACTGCATCGAGGAGATCGAGAACTGGAAGGGGCTGCGCTTCGTCCCCGACGAAGATGCCGAGTACGTGGGAGAGCCCGAGCGGCCGCTCCCGCAGCGCGGGCCGCGCGCCTAGCGTGACGACGCGGGCCGCGGCCGCGGCGGGGCTGATCGAGCCGATCCGCCTGCCCTCGCTTAGCCAGCTCCCGCCGCTCACCCTGGCCGCGATACGGTCGGGGGCGGCGGGAGTGGCGCGCGGGGGCTACGCCTGGCTCGCCGGTGAGCGCCTGCGCCTACCCCTCCGCGGCGGGGTGCTGCTCCCGCTCGCGATCTTCACCGCGCCGCACACGGCCAACATCGCGTTGCTCCACCTGGGGATGGCAATGACCTCGGCCGGGCGCGCCACCGTGCTGTTCTTCACGCAGCCGGTCTGGGTGACGTTCCTGTCGCCGTGGATGGTTCAGGAGGAGCGACTGACGGGCGGGCGCGTGCTCGGCATCCTGCTCGCGTTCTCGGGGTTCGTCGTCGTGTTTCTCCCGGAGATCGGCGGGGAGCAGCCGGTCGTCGTCGGCGATCTCCTTTACCTGGCCGTCGGCCACATCGCGTTCGGCTTCGTACTCTGGGGAGCGCTCATTCGCCGCCACGGACCCGC
The sequence above is drawn from the Candidatus Rokuibacteriota bacterium genome and encodes:
- a CDS encoding DMT family transporter, with the protein product MTTRAAAAAGLIEPIRLPSLSQLPPLTLAAIRSGAAGVARGGYAWLAGERLRLPLRGGVLLPLAIFTAPHTANIALLHLGMAMTSAGRATVLFFTQPVWVTFLSPWMVQEERLTGGRVLGILLAFSGFVVVFLPEIGGEQPVVVGDLLYLAVGHIAFGFVLWGALIRRHGPAAASTFLFLVPLFSVLIGVVFLGEVPTGPLLVGAALIAAGIVLTSRAPVA